The following coding sequences are from one Arachis hypogaea cultivar Tifrunner chromosome 7, arahy.Tifrunner.gnm2.J5K5, whole genome shotgun sequence window:
- the LOC112703062 gene encoding AUGMIN subunit 7 isoform X2 translates to MLIDIFASIFLFLGGSPKLLTKIQKMASRQMEEIQKKLATLNYPRANAPAQSLLFAGLERYALLEWLFFRLLGDKSPFSQQNLQGDVLDRDEETARIQYLAEIAKFLGITIAVDTEAIQGHGSYEDRTEMLRLIVDLVEATIYADNPEWSVDEQVSKDIQLIDSIAEKQAQIFSEECKLFPADVQIQSIYPLPEVSELEAKLSEQSKILLNLQQKVDDLASKHAYNPDEEYTEVESQLRSHLESFLETARTFNTIYTKEIRPWTHMMEVPQLHGFGPAANRLLEAYKMLLKFLANLRNLRDSHAALAFGSSETSEEPSSVTRIISECESALTVLNRDLGILSASIAREQGEKMSV, encoded by the exons ATGTTGATTGATATATTTGcttctatttttctgtttttgggaGGGTCTCCGAAGCTACTCACTAAGATTCAGAAGATGGCATCAAGGCAAATGGAAGAGATTCAGAAGAAATTGGCAACACTAAATTACCCAAGAGCCAATGCCCCTGCACAGTCCCTCCTTTTTGCTGGCTTGGAGCGCTATGCCCTGTTGGAGTGGCTCTTCTTTCG GCTATTAGGTGATAAGTCACCTTTTTCTCAACAAAACTTACAAGGGGATGTCCTTGATCGTGATGAGGAGACGGCTAGAATTCAGT ATTTGGCAGAGATTGCTAAGTTTCTGGGTATTACGATTGCTGTAGATACAGAAGCCATTCAG GGACATGGGAGCTATGAAGACCGTACTGAAATGCTTCGTCTTATTGTAGATCTAGTGGAGGCAACTATCTATGCTGATAATCCAGAATGGAG TGTTGATGAGCAGGTATCCAAGGATATACAGTTGATAGATTCCATTGCTGAAAAACAAGCCCAGATTTTCTCAGAAGAATGCAAATTGTTTCCAGCAGATGTGCAGATTCAGTCCATATATCCATT GCCAGAGGTTTCTGAGCTCGAGGCAAAACTTTCTGAGCAGTCAAAAATTTTGTTGAATCTTCAACAAAAGGTGGATGACTTAGCATCCAAG catgcttataATCCAGATGAGGAATATACTGAGGTGGAATCCCAACTTCGGTCACATTTGGAATCTTTCCTAGAAACAGCTAGAACATTCAATACGATTTACACAAAG GAAATTCGTCCATGGACACATATGATGGAGGTCCCCCAACTTCATGGGTTCGGACCAGCTGCCAATCGTTTATTGGAGGCCTACAAGATGCTTTTGAAG TTTCTGGCCAACCTACGGAATCTTAGAGATTCGCATGCAGCTCTTGCCTTTGGATCTTCTGAGACATCTGAAGAGCCCTCTTCTGTAACAAGAATAATTTCTGAATGTGAATCAGCATTGACAGTCTTAAATCGTGATCTTGGAATTCTCTCGGCTTCCATCGCCCGTGAACAGGGAGAGAAGATGAGCGTTTGA
- the LOC112703062 gene encoding AUGMIN subunit 7 isoform X1, whose translation MLIDIFASIFLFLGGSPKLLTKIQKMASRQMEEIQKKLATLNYPRANAPAQSLLFAGLERYALLEWLFFRLLGDKSPFSQQNLQGDVLDRDEETARIQYLAEIAKFLGITIAVDTEAIQGHGSYEDRTEMLRLIVDLVEATIYADNPEWRLLLVKCVDEQVSKDIQLIDSIAEKQAQIFSEECKLFPADVQIQSIYPLPEVSELEAKLSEQSKILLNLQQKVDDLASKHAYNPDEEYTEVESQLRSHLESFLETARTFNTIYTKEIRPWTHMMEVPQLHGFGPAANRLLEAYKMLLKFLANLRNLRDSHAALAFGSSETSEEPSSVTRIISECESALTVLNRDLGILSASIAREQGEKMSV comes from the exons ATGTTGATTGATATATTTGcttctatttttctgtttttgggaGGGTCTCCGAAGCTACTCACTAAGATTCAGAAGATGGCATCAAGGCAAATGGAAGAGATTCAGAAGAAATTGGCAACACTAAATTACCCAAGAGCCAATGCCCCTGCACAGTCCCTCCTTTTTGCTGGCTTGGAGCGCTATGCCCTGTTGGAGTGGCTCTTCTTTCG GCTATTAGGTGATAAGTCACCTTTTTCTCAACAAAACTTACAAGGGGATGTCCTTGATCGTGATGAGGAGACGGCTAGAATTCAGT ATTTGGCAGAGATTGCTAAGTTTCTGGGTATTACGATTGCTGTAGATACAGAAGCCATTCAG GGACATGGGAGCTATGAAGACCGTACTGAAATGCTTCGTCTTATTGTAGATCTAGTGGAGGCAACTATCTATGCTGATAATCCAGAATGGAGGTTGTTACTAGTTAAGtg TGTTGATGAGCAGGTATCCAAGGATATACAGTTGATAGATTCCATTGCTGAAAAACAAGCCCAGATTTTCTCAGAAGAATGCAAATTGTTTCCAGCAGATGTGCAGATTCAGTCCATATATCCATT GCCAGAGGTTTCTGAGCTCGAGGCAAAACTTTCTGAGCAGTCAAAAATTTTGTTGAATCTTCAACAAAAGGTGGATGACTTAGCATCCAAG catgcttataATCCAGATGAGGAATATACTGAGGTGGAATCCCAACTTCGGTCACATTTGGAATCTTTCCTAGAAACAGCTAGAACATTCAATACGATTTACACAAAG GAAATTCGTCCATGGACACATATGATGGAGGTCCCCCAACTTCATGGGTTCGGACCAGCTGCCAATCGTTTATTGGAGGCCTACAAGATGCTTTTGAAG TTTCTGGCCAACCTACGGAATCTTAGAGATTCGCATGCAGCTCTTGCCTTTGGATCTTCTGAGACATCTGAAGAGCCCTCTTCTGTAACAAGAATAATTTCTGAATGTGAATCAGCATTGACAGTCTTAAATCGTGATCTTGGAATTCTCTCGGCTTCCATCGCCCGTGAACAGGGAGAGAAGATGAGCGTTTGA
- the LOC112703062 gene encoding AUGMIN subunit 7 isoform X4, translating to MASRQMEEIQKKLATLNYPRANAPAQSLLFAGLERYALLEWLFFRLLGDKSPFSQQNLQGDVLDRDEETARIQYLAEIAKFLGITIAVDTEAIQGHGSYEDRTEMLRLIVDLVEATIYADNPEWSVDEQVSKDIQLIDSIAEKQAQIFSEECKLFPADVQIQSIYPLPEVSELEAKLSEQSKILLNLQQKVDDLASKHAYNPDEEYTEVESQLRSHLESFLETARTFNTIYTKEIRPWTHMMEVPQLHGFGPAANRLLEAYKMLLKFLANLRNLRDSHAALAFGSSETSEEPSSVTRIISECESALTVLNRDLGILSASIAREQGEKMSV from the exons ATGGCATCAAGGCAAATGGAAGAGATTCAGAAGAAATTGGCAACACTAAATTACCCAAGAGCCAATGCCCCTGCACAGTCCCTCCTTTTTGCTGGCTTGGAGCGCTATGCCCTGTTGGAGTGGCTCTTCTTTCG GCTATTAGGTGATAAGTCACCTTTTTCTCAACAAAACTTACAAGGGGATGTCCTTGATCGTGATGAGGAGACGGCTAGAATTCAGT ATTTGGCAGAGATTGCTAAGTTTCTGGGTATTACGATTGCTGTAGATACAGAAGCCATTCAG GGACATGGGAGCTATGAAGACCGTACTGAAATGCTTCGTCTTATTGTAGATCTAGTGGAGGCAACTATCTATGCTGATAATCCAGAATGGAG TGTTGATGAGCAGGTATCCAAGGATATACAGTTGATAGATTCCATTGCTGAAAAACAAGCCCAGATTTTCTCAGAAGAATGCAAATTGTTTCCAGCAGATGTGCAGATTCAGTCCATATATCCATT GCCAGAGGTTTCTGAGCTCGAGGCAAAACTTTCTGAGCAGTCAAAAATTTTGTTGAATCTTCAACAAAAGGTGGATGACTTAGCATCCAAG catgcttataATCCAGATGAGGAATATACTGAGGTGGAATCCCAACTTCGGTCACATTTGGAATCTTTCCTAGAAACAGCTAGAACATTCAATACGATTTACACAAAG GAAATTCGTCCATGGACACATATGATGGAGGTCCCCCAACTTCATGGGTTCGGACCAGCTGCCAATCGTTTATTGGAGGCCTACAAGATGCTTTTGAAG TTTCTGGCCAACCTACGGAATCTTAGAGATTCGCATGCAGCTCTTGCCTTTGGATCTTCTGAGACATCTGAAGAGCCCTCTTCTGTAACAAGAATAATTTCTGAATGTGAATCAGCATTGACAGTCTTAAATCGTGATCTTGGAATTCTCTCGGCTTCCATCGCCCGTGAACAGGGAGAGAAGATGAGCGTTTGA
- the LOC112703062 gene encoding AUGMIN subunit 7 isoform X3, translated as MASRQMEEIQKKLATLNYPRANAPAQSLLFAGLERYALLEWLFFRLLGDKSPFSQQNLQGDVLDRDEETARIQYLAEIAKFLGITIAVDTEAIQGHGSYEDRTEMLRLIVDLVEATIYADNPEWRLLLVKCVDEQVSKDIQLIDSIAEKQAQIFSEECKLFPADVQIQSIYPLPEVSELEAKLSEQSKILLNLQQKVDDLASKHAYNPDEEYTEVESQLRSHLESFLETARTFNTIYTKEIRPWTHMMEVPQLHGFGPAANRLLEAYKMLLKFLANLRNLRDSHAALAFGSSETSEEPSSVTRIISECESALTVLNRDLGILSASIAREQGEKMSV; from the exons ATGGCATCAAGGCAAATGGAAGAGATTCAGAAGAAATTGGCAACACTAAATTACCCAAGAGCCAATGCCCCTGCACAGTCCCTCCTTTTTGCTGGCTTGGAGCGCTATGCCCTGTTGGAGTGGCTCTTCTTTCG GCTATTAGGTGATAAGTCACCTTTTTCTCAACAAAACTTACAAGGGGATGTCCTTGATCGTGATGAGGAGACGGCTAGAATTCAGT ATTTGGCAGAGATTGCTAAGTTTCTGGGTATTACGATTGCTGTAGATACAGAAGCCATTCAG GGACATGGGAGCTATGAAGACCGTACTGAAATGCTTCGTCTTATTGTAGATCTAGTGGAGGCAACTATCTATGCTGATAATCCAGAATGGAGGTTGTTACTAGTTAAGtg TGTTGATGAGCAGGTATCCAAGGATATACAGTTGATAGATTCCATTGCTGAAAAACAAGCCCAGATTTTCTCAGAAGAATGCAAATTGTTTCCAGCAGATGTGCAGATTCAGTCCATATATCCATT GCCAGAGGTTTCTGAGCTCGAGGCAAAACTTTCTGAGCAGTCAAAAATTTTGTTGAATCTTCAACAAAAGGTGGATGACTTAGCATCCAAG catgcttataATCCAGATGAGGAATATACTGAGGTGGAATCCCAACTTCGGTCACATTTGGAATCTTTCCTAGAAACAGCTAGAACATTCAATACGATTTACACAAAG GAAATTCGTCCATGGACACATATGATGGAGGTCCCCCAACTTCATGGGTTCGGACCAGCTGCCAATCGTTTATTGGAGGCCTACAAGATGCTTTTGAAG TTTCTGGCCAACCTACGGAATCTTAGAGATTCGCATGCAGCTCTTGCCTTTGGATCTTCTGAGACATCTGAAGAGCCCTCTTCTGTAACAAGAATAATTTCTGAATGTGAATCAGCATTGACAGTCTTAAATCGTGATCTTGGAATTCTCTCGGCTTCCATCGCCCGTGAACAGGGAGAGAAGATGAGCGTTTGA